One Chiloscyllium plagiosum isolate BGI_BamShark_2017 unplaced genomic scaffold, ASM401019v2 scaf_1741, whole genome shotgun sequence genomic window, GGCCTCTGTCTCTCAGGAGACCAGCCGTGGTGTCGGAGCCTCGGATGGCCCGCTGCAGCAGGAGAGACCCAAGGAGCCGCAACCCCAGGCCCAGAGTGGACCGGGACCCGAGCCGGACAAGGGGAAGGCCAGGGGCAAGGGACCCTTTGTCTGCCCGCTTTGCTCGAAGGAGTTCAAGAACAATTACAATCTGCGAAGGCACCAGCGTACCCACTCGGGAGGGGCTAGGAGCCAGCTACAAGCTGCCTCGACCAACCCCAACCCTCCCACCATGGTGCCCATGGCCCTCCTCAGTATGACCATGGCTGGAGTAGGGGGTGGCCTGGGGTCAGCCGAGACAGCCTCCCAGCCGGCGGGACCCTCCCCGTCTCCCGCCCGGCGCATCCGGAAGGAACACAGCTGCGAGCTGTGCGGGAAGGCTTTCCGTGACATCTACCACCTGAACCGTCACAAACTCTCGCACTCGGACGAGAAGCCCTTCGagtgtcccatctgccagcagcgCTTCAAGCGCAAGGACCGAATGTGCTACCACGTCCGCTCGCACGAGGGTGGTGTCAACAAACCCTACCTGTGCAATCACTGCGGCAAGGGCTTCTCCAGGTAGGTCAGACAGCTCTGCGCCCGTTTGCCAGGAaaaccattcccccccccccccccccacatggCAGGCAGCTTCTCTCCCCTCAGATGAGGCTGTACACCGTACACTTTAGGCAATAAAAAGAAAACCACGAGGAGGATGGACTgggaaggcagttaagagtcatggaaacaggccctttggcccaactcacccgtgctgcccagttttcacaatttatgctaatcccatttgcctgcgtttggtctacatccctccatacctatcccatccttGTACCTGAcgaccaaatgtttttttaaatgacaaaattgaactcgcttccaccactacctctggcagacTGATCcccacactcaccaccctctgtgtgaaaaactaaTTGTCCCTCTGGACCCTTTGGTCTCTCCTCTCTtcttaaacctatacccctctagttttagaatcccctaccctggggaaaagctgtctGTTATCTACCCTATACTGGCCTGTCATGGTTTTATAGACCGCTATAAGGTCGCCCCTTGGTCAGGGGGTATAAGTCCCAGTCGAGCTAACCTTTTGTTGTAACTTAGACTTTCCAGCCCTGGTAGCAGTTCAATGGTCCTTGTCCACAGGGTTCCCGGAGGTTATCGTTTTGGATTTGCAGGACTTGTTGCACCGCAGTGTTTAGTATAATTCACTCGTGAGACGGGAGTGTGGCTGGCTGGGCCATAATTTATCCCCTCGTCACTCTTTACCCtcgagaaggtggggatgagctgtctccttcaatgctgcagtccacgtgctgtgggttagtgagggaattccaggattctgacccagccacactgaaggaacaatgaggAATTTCCAAGACTGGATGCTAAGGCGCTTGGAGGGTGAACTTGCagggaggtggtgttcccatgtatctcctgacccttgtccttctggatggaagtggccgtgggtttggaaggtgctgtctgaggatctttggtgaatcccagcagtgtactgagcgtcagtgggggaaggaggaggaggtgtttgtggatgtggtgcctgtttgttatggaccagaccaggccagaccccctcaaaatattttaagaatgtagGCTAGACACAaaccttttctctttttttttaaaggcacatgtaagtgctgtgttccagatgcaaagCAGCCGGTCTAACGACTCAACGTTAAGCAAATCAGTTTATTTAAGCGCTAtggttaaaatacaataaaagaaagaaccacttagaataa contains:
- the LOC122546720 gene encoding myc-associated zinc finger protein-like, producing the protein MQTAAVDQTAGVQADLLPILTAASVSQETSRGVGASDGPLQQERPKEPQPQAQSGPGPEPDKGKARGKGPFVCPLCSKEFKNNYNLRRHQRTHSGGARSQLQAASTNPNPPTMVPMALLSMTMAGVGGGLGSAETASQPAGPSPSPARRIRKEHSCELCGKAFRDIYHLNRHKLSHSDEKPFECPICQQRFKRKDRMCYHVRSHEGGVNKPYLCNHCGKGFSRPDHLNSHVRQVHSTERPFKCEVRPPRSLSPIPTTLFWGREVGRGVVWGEGSGR